In Zingiber officinale cultivar Zhangliang chromosome 3B, Zo_v1.1, whole genome shotgun sequence, a single window of DNA contains:
- the LOC122056493 gene encoding tobamovirus multiplication protein 2A-like, with product MACKGFWECLLKLFNLVLMAAGLAMVGYGIYLLVEWNRVVSGGGPALPVSNDLEFSKLGRPMLVAMSVSSSFFSHLLEAWFILLFIGVGVVLFVISCVGCTGAVSRNGCCLSFYAFLIFLLIIAELAAAALIFFDHTWKELIPDDKTGNFSIIYDFLDDNWKIAKWVALGAIILEGLLFVLALVVRASNRAAEYDSDDEYIAPRSTIRQPLMNRQGAAATGVPVLGSFDHRPSRNDAWSQRMREKYGLDTSEFTYNPSDPSRYQQATVSQTEEKGCCTIL from the exons ATGGCGTGCAAAGGGTTCTGGGAATGTTTATTAAAGCTTTTCAATCTTGTACTGATGGCCGCTGGTTTAGCGATGGTGGGATATGGGATTTACTTGCTGGTGGAGTGGAATAGAGTCGTTTCTGGTGGCGGCCCGGCTCTGCCGGTGAGCAACGATCTGGAATTTTCGAAGCTTGGGAGGCCTATGCTTGTCGCTATGTCCGTCTCTTCCAGTTTTTTTAGCCATCTTCTGGAAGCTTG gtttattttattatttataggTGTTGGGGTTGTTCTTTTTGTCATATCATGCGTTGGCTGTACAGGAGCAGTGTCAAGAAATGGTTGTTGCCTGTCTTTC TATGCtttcttaatatttttgttgATCATAGCTGAGTTGGCTGCTGCAGCTTTAATATTCTTCGACCATACCTGGAAGGAA CTTATCCCTGATGATAAAACTGGGAACTTCAGTATTATATATGATTTCTTGGATGATAACTGGAAGATAGCTAAGTGGGTTGCTCTTGGGGCTATCATTTTAGAG GGTTTGTTATTTGTCTTAGCTCTGGTAGTAAGAGCATCAAACAGAGCCGCTGAATATGATAGCGATGATGAGTATATTGCTCCAAGATCTACCATTCGACAGCCACTAATGAATAGGCAAGGAGCTGCAGCAACTGGAGTGCCCGTGCTTGGCAGTTTTGACCATCGTCCCAGCAGAAATGACGCCTGGAGCCAaagaatgagagaaaaa TATGGTCTGGATACCTCTGAGTTTACATACAACCCATCCGACCCAAGCAGATACCAACAAGCTACTGTATCACAGACAGAAGAGAAGGGCTGCTGTACCATTCTGTGA